One Nematostella vectensis chromosome 10, jaNemVect1.1, whole genome shotgun sequence genomic window carries:
- the LOC5521968 gene encoding TELO2-interacting protein 2: MAASALDATVFLDHLRSVVSTENILFLQDQLDKHNLNGILKQQCVEYGPVEGYESEEYITSLLRHISSKLLPPGRPEEGEDDSGTYKTYVVKAGNLLELCGIIITCISRTQETKNLALVRHIMKKVAPELISICACHMEANKWTSQKTRSSSKVLLTAFCKGFHCSSESELLSGTASSTIDGNPVLREGLFGRVLNVMLPHMSKSTWEDCRALRYAFVWCVLQVKYPVIGDHIPRLLPPMLLLLDDHEVEYTIVGVTALHHVIINTNVAELHWYGRADVIFESLQKLIYTNVPRLAMALHPCVVSLLKVMEPKPWKPKTNRTEGWKCHGVFQAILTSMEFESKIAMRRVYADTLKGYVDYLGISLLKHFKRFLRVVFAYLEIYDPEGDQTRIGILLALKSAMIHAYMRIPAHSDAILKALLKLMIDTTLSMDTVQKGSALSAQNGILDAAIECLAVLQICCGNHITEALETIQANFEDPQLQQSLQRVLQAHVNEQNKIT; the protein is encoded by the exons atggcggcctccGCATTGGATGCGACTGTGTTTTTGGATCATTTACGATCTGTTGTATCCACAGAAAATATTCTTTTTCTGCAGGATCAGCTTGATAAG CATAACCTGAATGGTATTCTCAAGCAACAATGTGTAGAGTATGGCCCGGTGGAAGGGTATGAGTCCGAGGAGTACATCACGTCGTTGTTACGCCATATTAGTTCAAAGCTCTTGCCGCCAGGTCGTCCCGAGGAAGGAGAAGATGATAGCGGTACTTATAAGACATATGTGGTTAAAGCTGGTAATCTCTTGGAGCTTTGTGGTATTATCATAACCTGCATATCAAGAACTCAAGAAACAAAG AATTTGGCATTAGTTCGACATATTATGAAGAAAGTGGCCCCAGAACTAATCAGCATTTGCGCTTGTCATATGGAAGCCAATAAGTGGACAAGTCAAAAGACAAGATCTTCATCTAAAG TTCTGTTGACTGCATTTTGCAAGGGCTTTCATTGCTCTTCTGAATCAGAGCTCCTATCTGGGACTGCCTCTTCCACTATTGATGGTAACCCTGTGCTTAGGGAGGGGCTGTTTGGCCGTGTTCTTAACGTAATGTTACCTCACATGAGTAAGAGTACCTGGGAGGACTGTCGTGCATTAAGATATGCATTTGTCTGGTGTGTACTACAAGTAAAG TATCCAGTCATCGGAGATCACATTCCAAGGCTTCTTCCACCGATGCTTCTTCTTCTGGATGATCATGAG gtGGAATATACAATTGTTGGAGTTACTGCTTTGCACCATGTGATAATAAACACT AATGTTGCAGAACTCCACTGGTATGGAAGGGCAGATGTAATTTTTGAG TCATTGCAAAAACTTATCTATACTAATGTGCCCCGGCTGGCAATGGCTCTCCACCCCTGTGTTGTGAGCCTTCTCAAGGTTATGGAGCCCAAGCCATGGAAACCAAAGACTAATAGAACAGAG GGATGGAAGTGCCATGGTGTTTTCCAAGCCATTCTCACATCCATGGAGTTTGAATCAAAAATAGCTATGCGAAGG GTGTATGCAGACACACTGAAAGGTTATGTGGACTATCTTGGCATTTCCCTCTTGAAGCATTTCAAG AGGTTTCTACGTGTGGTGTTTGCTTATCTAGAGATATATGACCCTGAAGGTGACCAGACACGTATTGGGATTCTTCTGGCCTTAAAATCTGCTATGATCCATGCTTATATGAG GATCCCAGCACATTCTGATGCCATTCTTAAAGCACTGCTCAAGCTAATGATAGATACTACTCTATCAATGGATACAGTTCAAA AAGGCAGTGCTTTATCTGCCCAGAATGGTATTCTGGATGCTGCCATAGAGTGTCTAGCTGTCCTTCAGATTTGCTGTGGAAATCACATTACG GAGGCTCTCGAGACGATTCAAGCAAATTTCGAAGACCCGCAGCTTCAACAGTCATTACAGAGAGTACTTCAAGCACATGTTAACGAGCAGAATAAGATAACATAA
- the LOC5521967 gene encoding beta-galactosidase gives MAFFLFFICCLPTLAISLSFSIDYDNNCFMKDGKPFRYISGGMHYFRVPQYYWKDRLLKLKASGMNTVQTYVPWNLHEPIPKQYNFAGNANLTSFLEIAQSLDLLVILRPGPYICAEWDFGGLPGWLLKDPSIVIRSSQGKAYMEAVDAWMSVLLPLVKPFLYENGGPVIMVQVENEYGDYIHCDHQYLLHLQQLFRYHLTDDIILFTTDDGSNLTAIECGTLPSLYTTVDFGANTDPSIPFANQQKLQQKGPLVNSEFYTGWLDYWGTPHQTRTSKVVADALDKILALNASVNLYMFEGGTNFGFWSGADFHGQYQPVPTSYDYDAPLTEAGDLTEKYHAIREVIGKYLTLPDIPIPPATPKYPYGTIEITKGPEVIDVLTKLSPEGPVKTKYPLTMEQIGQYSGFAWYHAQIPPMFSQSERMLNVEGLVHDRAIIYVGRLRQRTLNRTRGESNATIIIGEFLDLDILVENMGHVGYGENMVDPKGILGNVTIDNVQILNWDIYRLNLDNVVSNESLFKDGYTDFYKTDNAISPRFFKGVIPGVPFGDIGFDFYLHLDNWGKGVVFVNGHNMGRYWPADGPQQTLYVPASVMSMNQHPSNLVILELDNAPCDYPETCLVKCTTIPVLNGTTSPIYGTAKTTNKALG, from the coding sequence ATGGcgttctttttgtttttcatttgttGTTTGCCTACTCTTGCTATTTCACTGTCCTTCAGCATAGATTATGACAACAACTGCTTTATGAAGGATGGGAAGCCTTTTCGTTACATCTCTGGAGGAATGCATTATTTCCGTGTGCCACAATATTACTGGAAAGACCGACTTCTCAAACTCAAAGCTAGTGGAATGAACACAGTCCAGACCTACGTCCCTTGGAACTTGCACGAACCGATCCCGAAGCAGTATAACTTTGCAGGGAATGCTAATCTTACAAGCTTCCTGGAAATTGCTCAAAGTTTAGATTTGCTGGTAATTCTTAGACCTGGACCATACATTTGTGCTGAATGGGATTTTGGAGGTTTGCCAGGGTGGTTGCTTAAAGACCCATCCATTGTTATCAGGTCATCACAGGGAAAAGCTTACATGGAAGCAGTTGATGCTTGGATGAGTGTCCTGCTGCCACTAGTTAAACCATTCCTTTATGAGAATGGGGGGCCAGTTATTATGGTGCAAGTCGAAAATGAGTATGGTGACTATATACACTGTGACCATCAATACCTGCTGCATTTACAGCAGCTTTTTAGGTATCACCTTACAGATGATATCATACTTTTCACTACAGATGATGGGAGCAATTTAACTGCCATAGAATGTGGAACATTGCCATCTCTATACACTACAGTTGATTTTGGTGCAAACACAGATCCTAGTATACCATTTGCAAATCAACAGAAATTACAACAAAAGGGTCCACTTGTTAACTCTGAGTTCTATACTGGCTGGCTTGATTATTGGGGTACACCTCATCAAACAAGAACATCCAAAGTTGTTGCAGATGCCCTGGATAAAATCCTAGCACTAAATGCATCTGTTAATTTATATATGTTTGAAGGCGGGACTAACTTTGGCTTTTGGAGTGGGGCTGATTTTCATGGACAGTATCAACCTGTACCAACTAGTTATGACTATGATGCCCCACTGACAGAGGCTGGGGATCTTACAGAAAAGTACCATGCTATCAGAGAAGTTATTGGTAAATATTTAACTCTCCCTGATATTCCCATCCCACCTGCAACCCCAAAGTACCCATATGGAACGATAGAGATCACAAAAGGCCCTGAGGTTATAGATGTGCTAACAAAGCTCTCCCCTGAAGGTCCAGTGAAGACAAAATACCCACTTACTATGGAGCAGATTGGGCAATACAGTGGCTTTGCTTGGTATCATGCTCAGATTCCACCCATGTTCTCACAATCTGAACGAATGCTGAATGTAGAGGGGCTTGTGCATGATAGAGCAATAATATATGTGGGTAGACTGCGGCAACGAACTCTTAATCGCACAAGAGGGGAATCAAATGCCACTATAATTATTGGAGAGTTTCTTGATCTTGATATCTTAGTAGAGAATATGGGACATGTCggttatggagaaaacatggTGGACCCCAAAGGAATTCTTGGCAATGTCACCATTGACAATGTCCAAATTCTAAACTGGGACATATATCGACTTAACTTGGATAACGTCGTGAGCAATGAAAGCTTATTCAAAGATGGTTACACTGATTTTTACAAGACGGACAATGCCATATCTCCAAGGTTTTTCAAAGGTGTGATCCCAGGTGTCCCATTTGGGGACATTGGCTTTGATTTTTACCTTCATTTAGACAACTGGGGCAAGGGTGTGGTGTTTGTCAATGGGCATAACATGGGGAGGTACTGGCCGGCTGATGGGCCCCAGCAGACATTGTACGTCCCCGCAAGTGTCATGTCCATGAACCAGCATCCAAGCAACTTGGTTATCTTAGAGCTTGACAATGCACCGTGTGACTATCCTGAGACATGTCTTGTGAAATGCACCACCATTCCAGTGCTCAACGGGACGACAAGTCCCATATATGGCACTGCTAAAACCACAAACAAGGCTCTAGGTTAA
- the LOC5522083 gene encoding calnexin isoform X1, with translation MKPYRLVVLFALASLCLSAWLHLGLCDTDAPEAEVVDDEPEVDVETETEEKGKAETKKSSEPEEYTPPVVALEDESSVFLAEPFADRNVYERRWIKSQAKKDGVDIAIAKYDGEWAFEEPSAKLFKGDLGLVLKSRARHHAIAAHLDKKFDFTDKPFIVQYEVKFQQPMECGGAYLKLLSDGQGFKPESFGDKTPYTIMFGPDKCGEDRKLHFIFRHKNPKNGTIEEKHAKKPTGNYNSVFDGKKTHLFTLVVRPDNTFEVFIDQESVNKGSLLEDMTPPVNPPAEIEDPDDKRPEDWDEREKIPDPDAEKPDDWDEDAPVKIPDANAKKPEGWLDDEPEYVPDPNGIKPEDWDDEEDGEWEAPQIANPKCEKVGCGEWKPPMADNPEYKGKWSAPLIDNPNYKGIWKPRLIPNPHFFEDKEPFKMTSIVGVGLELWSMTSDILFDNVIVTNDKAVADKWAQDSWLKKNVKETYGASSEGGVISGLMEATNERPWLWVLFVIVIILPFVLIAACCFPGGKSDNKKKTDEPTEDVAEDEGEDDAKGETKEEDNEEPRDEVDEENDKETPEEKEDEDAKKEPEKEETPGRTTRRRAARKDN, from the exons ATGAAGCCGTACCGCTTGGTAGTGCTATTTGCCTTGGCTTCGCTTTGCTTGTCTGCGTGGCTTCATTTGGGCTTGTGTGACACCGACGCACCCGAAGCCGAAGTTGTCGACGACGAACCAGAAGTGGACGTAGAAACCGAAACAGAAGAAAAA GGCAAAGCAGAGACTAAAAAATCCTCCGAACCCGAGGAATACACACCGCCTGTCGTAGCTTTGGAAGACGAGAGTTCTGTATTCCTTGCCGAACCATTCGCCGATCGCAATGTCTATGAGCGAAG ATGGATCAAGTCGCAGGCTAAAAAGGATGGTGTTGACATAGCTATTGCCAAGTATGATG GTGAATGGGCATTTGAAGAACCCAGTGCTAAACTATTCAAGGGGGATCTTGGACTTGTTCTCAAG TCACGTGCACGACACCATGCCATAGCTGCACACCTTGACAAGAAGTTTGACTTTACTGACAAGCCTTTTATTGTCCA GTATGAAGTCAAGTTCCAGCAACCTATGGAATGTGGAGGAGCCTATttgaaactgctttcggatgGACAAGGTTTTAAGCCT GAATCCTTTGGTGATAAGACCCCATACACCATCATGTTTGGTCCTGACAAGTGTGGTGAAGACAGAAAG TTGCACTTCATCTTCCGCCACAAAAACCCAAAGAACGGAACAATTGAAGAGAAGCATGCAAAGAAACCCACTGGCAACTATAACAGTGTCTTTGACGGCAAGAAAACTCACCTGTTCACCCTAGTAGTCCGCCCTGACAACACCTTCGAGGTGTTTATTGATCAGGAGAGTGTAAACAAGGGCAGTCTCCTCGAGGACATGACCCCGCCCGTCAACCCTCCTGCTGAGATTGAGGACCCTGATGACAAGCGGCCTGAAGATTGGGATGAGCGTGAGAAAATCCCTGATCCAGATGCCGAGAAGCCTGATGACTGGGATGAGGATGCGCCTGTCAAGATACCTGATGCAAATGCTAAG AAACCTGAAGGCTGGCTGGATGATGAGCCTGAGTATGTTCCTGACCCTAACGGCATCAAACCTGAAGACTGGGATGATGAAGAAGATGGAGAATGGGAAGCCCCTCAGATTG CTAATCCTAAATGTGAAAAGGTCGGTTGTGGAGAGTGGAAACCACCCATGGCCGACAACCCTGAGTACAAGGGCAAGTGGAGCGCACCACTGATTGACAATCCGAACTACAAG GGAATCTGGAAGCCACGCCTTATCCCTAACCCCCACTTCTTTGAAGATAAGGAGCCATTCAAGATGACTTCAATT GTGGGCGTTGGCCTGGAGCTGTGGTCCATGACTTCTGACATCCTGTTTGATAACGTCATTGTCACAAACGATAAAGCTGTTGCTGACAAGTGGGCACAGGACAG CTGGCTCAAGAAGAATGTTAAAGAAACTTACGGAGCTAGCAGTGAA GGCGGAGTTATAAGTGGTCTGATGGAGGCAACCAATGAGAGGCCATGGCTGTGGGTGCTGTtcgtcattgtcatcatcctCCCATTTGTTCTCATTGCCGCATGCTGCTTCCCAGGCGGAAAG AGTGATAATAAGAAGAAGACTGACGAACCTACCGAGGACGTTGCCGAAGATGAGGGTGAAGATGATGCCAAG GGGGAGACCAAGGAGGAAGATAATGAAGAACCGAGAGATGAAGTG GACGAGGAAAATGATAAGGAAACTCCTGAAGAAAAG GAAGACGAAGATGCGAAAAAGGAACCTGAAAAAGAAGAGACCCCGGG GCGGACAACGCGTCGTCGTGCTGCAAGGAAAGATAACTAG
- the LOC5522083 gene encoding calnexin isoform X2 produces the protein MECGGAYLKLLSDGQGFKPESFGDKTPYTIMFGPDKCGEDRKLHFIFRHKNPKNGTIEEKHAKKPTGNYNSVFDGKKTHLFTLVVRPDNTFEVFIDQESVNKGSLLEDMTPPVNPPAEIEDPDDKRPEDWDEREKIPDPDAEKPDDWDEDAPVKIPDANAKKPEGWLDDEPEYVPDPNGIKPEDWDDEEDGEWEAPQIANPKCEKVGCGEWKPPMADNPEYKGKWSAPLIDNPNYKGIWKPRLIPNPHFFEDKEPFKMTSIVGVGLELWSMTSDILFDNVIVTNDKAVADKWAQDSWLKKNVKETYGASSEGGVISGLMEATNERPWLWVLFVIVIILPFVLIAACCFPGGKSDNKKKTDEPTEDVAEDEGEDDAKGETKEEDNEEPRDEVDEENDKETPEEKEDEDAKKEPEKEETPGRTTRRRAARKDN, from the exons ATGGAATGTGGAGGAGCCTATttgaaactgctttcggatgGACAAGGTTTTAAGCCT GAATCCTTTGGTGATAAGACCCCATACACCATCATGTTTGGTCCTGACAAGTGTGGTGAAGACAGAAAG TTGCACTTCATCTTCCGCCACAAAAACCCAAAGAACGGAACAATTGAAGAGAAGCATGCAAAGAAACCCACTGGCAACTATAACAGTGTCTTTGACGGCAAGAAAACTCACCTGTTCACCCTAGTAGTCCGCCCTGACAACACCTTCGAGGTGTTTATTGATCAGGAGAGTGTAAACAAGGGCAGTCTCCTCGAGGACATGACCCCGCCCGTCAACCCTCCTGCTGAGATTGAGGACCCTGATGACAAGCGGCCTGAAGATTGGGATGAGCGTGAGAAAATCCCTGATCCAGATGCCGAGAAGCCTGATGACTGGGATGAGGATGCGCCTGTCAAGATACCTGATGCAAATGCTAAG AAACCTGAAGGCTGGCTGGATGATGAGCCTGAGTATGTTCCTGACCCTAACGGCATCAAACCTGAAGACTGGGATGATGAAGAAGATGGAGAATGGGAAGCCCCTCAGATTG CTAATCCTAAATGTGAAAAGGTCGGTTGTGGAGAGTGGAAACCACCCATGGCCGACAACCCTGAGTACAAGGGCAAGTGGAGCGCACCACTGATTGACAATCCGAACTACAAG GGAATCTGGAAGCCACGCCTTATCCCTAACCCCCACTTCTTTGAAGATAAGGAGCCATTCAAGATGACTTCAATT GTGGGCGTTGGCCTGGAGCTGTGGTCCATGACTTCTGACATCCTGTTTGATAACGTCATTGTCACAAACGATAAAGCTGTTGCTGACAAGTGGGCACAGGACAG CTGGCTCAAGAAGAATGTTAAAGAAACTTACGGAGCTAGCAGTGAA GGCGGAGTTATAAGTGGTCTGATGGAGGCAACCAATGAGAGGCCATGGCTGTGGGTGCTGTtcgtcattgtcatcatcctCCCATTTGTTCTCATTGCCGCATGCTGCTTCCCAGGCGGAAAG AGTGATAATAAGAAGAAGACTGACGAACCTACCGAGGACGTTGCCGAAGATGAGGGTGAAGATGATGCCAAG GGGGAGACCAAGGAGGAAGATAATGAAGAACCGAGAGATGAAGTG GACGAGGAAAATGATAAGGAAACTCCTGAAGAAAAG GAAGACGAAGATGCGAAAAAGGAACCTGAAAAAGAAGAGACCCCGGG GCGGACAACGCGTCGTCGTGCTGCAAGGAAAGATAACTAG